In Silene latifolia isolate original U9 population chromosome 3, ASM4854445v1, whole genome shotgun sequence, a single window of DNA contains:
- the LOC141648755 gene encoding uncharacterized protein LOC141648755, protein MITSSDYDRSDDDIDTPDENEEDPVPGKKKKSSVLVVNEHTDFTKLKWAVGIRFPSREVFRDCVTRYSIAQGRNCTFVVSDKSRGKRLGVKCKEGCPFNLYGSWDNSQACFLIKTVNPKHHCQRTMEKNRQLKSTWLAKQFLEVFKATPHLSAKDIIETVRRAYKIMINKSFVYKVKYYAHKLLHGSMKEHYSKLGSYMLVLEQEYPNSTFTLCTKPHVRMSDPVFFRMFICFDALKQGWLEGCRKLLCVDACFLKTFLGGQLISAIGRDANDQMYPLTWAVVEGENNDSYKWFF, encoded by the coding sequence atgatcacctctagtgACTATGATAGGAGTGATGATGACATAGACACACCTGATGAAAACGAAGAGGATCCTGTTCCAGGTAAGAAGAAAAAGTCTTCAGTTCTTGTTGTCAATGAGCATACTGATTTTACCAAGTTAAAGTGGGCTGTGGGGATTAGATTTCCTTCAAGAGAAGTTTTTAGGGATTGTGTTACAAGATACTCTATAGCACAAGGTAGAAATTGCACATTTGTGGTTAGTGATAAGTCTAGGGGTAAAAGATTAGGAGTTAAGTGCAAAGAAGGGTGTCCATTCAACTTGTATGGTAGTTGGGATAATAGTCAAGCATGTTTTTTGATTAAAACTGTCAACCCAAAACACCACTGCCAGAGGACTATGGAGAAAAACAGGCAATTGAAATCAACTTGGTTAGCAAAACAGTTTCTTGAGGTATTTAAAGCTACACCCCATTTGTCAGCTAAAGATATTATAGAGACTGTGAGGAGAGCTTATAAGATAATGATCAATAAAAGCTTTGTTTATAAGGTGAAATACTATGCTCATAAGTTATTACATGGGTCTATGAAAGAGCATTACAGTAAACTGGGTAGTTACATGTTAGTTCTGGAACAAGAATACCCTAACAGTACTTTCACCTTGTGCACCAAGCCTCATGTTAGGATGTCTGATCCAGtatttttcagaatgttcatctGTTTTGATGCCCTTAAACAAGGTTGGTTGGAAGGGTGTAGAAAACTTCTCTGTGTTGATGCTTGTTTTTTGAAAACATTCTTGGGTGGTCAATTAATTAGTGCAATAGGAAGAGATGCTAATGACCAAATGTACCCCTTAACATGGGCTGTGGTGGAGGGTGAGAATAATGACAGTTACAAGTGGTTCTTTTAA